The proteins below are encoded in one region of Lactuca sativa cultivar Salinas chromosome 3, Lsat_Salinas_v11, whole genome shotgun sequence:
- the LOC111898063 gene encoding protein WUSCHEL gives METQQQEQDLGNKNNTSYLCRQSSTRWTPTSDQIRILKELYYNNGIRSPTADQIQRIAARLRHYGKIEGKNVFYWFQNHKARERQKKRFTPVPVTPPPPPPPPPPPPSTATLLPSPFSDHRHHHHHMHVNSHHPPQFYSQQHKLYTTHQISPSEGGSSSTGFMPVGYGYGSVAMEKSFKECSISQGESRVVGGTSQNFGSWVGSDSYSYEKIKPEYEAPEEDDDRGGELSAQMETLPLFPVNGGATMGGSHHDIINMKAPVAVESPLMSEHSNGGCYTGGNWFRSDGRTSLELSLNSYGYYN, from the exons ATGGAAACTCAACAACAAGAACAAGATTTAGGAAACAAAAACAATACCAGTTATTTATGTAGGCAAAGTAGTACAAGGTGGACACCCACAAGCGACCAGATTCGAATACTTAAAGAACTTTATTACAACAATGGAATCAGGTCACCAACTGCTGACCAGATTCAGAGAATCGCTGCTCGTTTAAGACATTATGGGAAAATCGAAggcaaaaatgtgttttattggTTTCAGAACCATAAAGCTCGTGAAAGACAGAAAAAAAGATTCACCCCGGTACCTGTaactccacctccacctcctcctcctcctcctcctcctccttccaCCGCCACCCTCCTCCCATCTCCGTTTTCCGATCAccgccatcaccatcaccacatGCATGTTAATTCCCACCACCCACCTCAATTCTACAGCCAACAACACAAGCTCTACACCACTCATCAAATCTCACCTTCGG AGGGAGGTTCTTCTTCAACGGGATTCATGCCTGTTGGGTATGGCTATGGATCTGTCGCCATGGAAAAGAGTTTCAAG GAGTGTTCTATATCACAAGGAGAATCTAGAGTCGTCGGAGGAACAAGTCAGAATTTTGGGTCATGGGTGGGAAGTGATTCGTATTCTTACGAGAAGATAAAGCCGGAGTATGAAGCACCGGAGGAAGACGACGACAGAGGAGGAGAGTTGTCAGCCCAGATGGAGACTCTTCCTCTCTTTCCAGTCAACGGTGGCGCCACCATGGGAGGCAGCCAtcatgatatcatcaacatgaaGGCGCCTGTGGCTGTGGAGTCGCCGTTGATGTCAGAGCATAGTAATGGAGGTTGCTATACCGGAGGAAATTGGTTTCGCTCCGATGGCCGGACTTCACTTGAACTTAGCCTCAACTCATATGGATATTATAactga